A single region of the Rattus rattus isolate New Zealand chromosome 8, Rrattus_CSIRO_v1, whole genome shotgun sequence genome encodes:
- the LOC116907716 gene encoding olfactory receptor 149-like, whose protein sequence is MRNRSVVTQFILLGIPNTEGLETMLFVLFLSFYIFTLMGNLLILLAIISSSRLHTPMYFFLCKLSIFDIFFPSVSSPKMLFYLSGNSRAISYAGCVSQLFFYHFLGCTECFLYTVMAYDRFVAICYPLRYSIIMSHRVCAILATGTSFFGCIQATFLTTLTFQLPYCGPNEVDYYFCDIPVMLKLACADTSALEMVGFISVGLMPLSCFLLILTSYSFIVCSILQIRSAEGRRRAFSTCSAHLTAILLFYMPVVLIYLRPTPSPWLDATVQVLNNLVTPMLNPLIYSLRNKEVKSSLWKFLHSPAFLPEQL, encoded by the coding sequence ATGAGGAACCGTTCTGTAGTGACTCAGTTTATCCTGCTCGGAATCCCAAACACAGAGGGTCTAGAGACCATGCTCTTTGTCCTCTTTTTGTCTTTCTACATCTTCACTCTAATGGGAAACTTGTTAATCTTATTGGCAATTATCTCCTCCAGTCGACTTCAcactcccatgtacttcttcctatGTAAATTGTCTATTTTCGACATATTTTTCCCTTCTGTGAGCTCTCCCAAGATGCTGTTCTACCTCTCAGGAAATAGCAGAGCCATCTCCTATGCAGGCTGTGTGAGCCAGCTCTTCTTCTACCATTTCCTTGGCTGTACCGAGTGTTTCCTGTACACAGTGATGGCTTATGACCGTTTTGTGGCCATATGCTACCCACTTCGCTACTCAATAATTATGAGCCACAGAGTCTGTGCCATCCTGGCCACAGGGACATCATTTTTTGGCTGCATTCAGGCCACTTTTCTAACTACTCTCACCTTCCAGTTGCCCTACTGTGGTCCCAATGAGGTGGACTACTACTTCTGTGATATTCCTGTGATGCTAAAGCTGGCTTGTGCAGACACATCAGCCCTGGAGATGGTGGGGTTCATCAGTGTGGGCCTGATGCCCCTCAGTtgttttctcctcatcctcacctcCTACAGCTTCATCGTCTGCTCTATTCTGCAGATCCGCTCTGCTGAGGGCCGTCGTAGAGCCTTCTCCACCTGCAGTGCCCACCTCACTGCCATCTTGCTTTTCTACATGCCTGTTGTCCTCATATACTTAAGGCCAACTCCTAGCCCTTGGCTGGATGCAACTGTGCAGGTTTTAAATAATTTGGTTACCCCTATGCTAAACCCATTGATCTACAGTCTCAGGAATAAAGAGGTGAAATCATCACTGTGGAAGTTTCTACATAgtcctgcttttcttcctgagCAGTTGTAA